A genomic stretch from Deinococcus ruber includes:
- a CDS encoding STM4015 family protein has product MTINAHLTEFGGLSILNFEGTLDQVDTHAYRIAVDYSEDEAAWPGDEDQPLWERKFAALLRLPEAARLRVLITGPTTEDDPTDTMSEALPPLLAAAPQLSALEGLFLNDLTYEECEISWIQMQSLAPLLAAFPNLRHLGVRGSGEGLTFGALHLPHLETLIIQSGGLPREVVAEVLAADLPELRHLELYFGSENYGATTTIADLAPLLRGDLFPKLKVLGLKNAEFSDEIAAATAHSPLLARLDVLDLSLGMLTDEGARALLGGGAATHLKTLDLSHHYLSGDMQTEVRAAFPATALLLDDPQDVNDEWRSVAISE; this is encoded by the coding sequence ATGACCATCAACGCGCATCTGACCGAGTTTGGCGGCCTTTCCATTCTGAATTTCGAGGGCACGCTGGATCAGGTCGATACCCACGCTTACCGAATCGCCGTGGACTACAGCGAAGACGAGGCGGCGTGGCCCGGCGACGAAGACCAGCCGCTGTGGGAGCGCAAATTCGCGGCGCTGCTGCGGCTGCCGGAAGCGGCGCGGCTGCGCGTGCTGATAACAGGCCCCACCACCGAGGACGATCCCACCGACACCATGAGCGAGGCGCTGCCGCCCCTGCTGGCCGCCGCGCCGCAGCTTTCCGCGCTGGAAGGGCTGTTCCTGAACGATCTGACCTATGAAGAGTGCGAGATTTCCTGGATTCAGATGCAGAGCCTTGCACCGCTGCTGGCCGCCTTCCCCAACCTGCGGCATCTGGGCGTGCGCGGCAGCGGCGAGGGGCTGACGTTTGGAGCGCTGCACCTGCCGCACCTGGAAACGCTGATTATTCAGTCGGGCGGGCTGCCCCGCGAGGTGGTGGCCGAAGTGCTGGCCGCAGACCTGCCCGAGTTGCGCCACCTGGAACTGTATTTCGGCTCCGAGAACTACGGCGCGACGACCACCATCGCCGACCTCGCGCCCCTGCTGCGCGGCGACCTGTTTCCAAAATTAAAAGTGCTGGGCCTCAAAAATGCTGAATTCAGCGACGAAATCGCGGCGGCCACCGCCCACAGCCCGTTGTTAGCCCGGCTGGACGTGCTCGACCTGAGCCTGGGCATGCTGACCGACGAGGGCGCACGGGCGCTGCTGGGGGGCGGCGCGGCAACCCATCTGAAGACGCTCGACCTGTCGCACCACTACCTGAGCGGCGACATGCAGACCGAGGTGCGGGCCGCGTTTCCCGCCACCGCCCTGCTGCTCGACGACCCGCAGGACGTGAACGACGAATGGCGCAGCGTGGCAATCAGTGAATAA
- a CDS encoding STM4015 family protein — MTPIYPEESDYLSFQDTLFGRPVLAFTGDLEGVPDAAYRVRLEYDEDKQHSWATKFKHLLDQPQAAQLRGLVVGSWGETWEEGPEDVIQALIAAADRLPNLEALFIGDIDSQEAEISWIHQGDLSPVLSAFPNLRFFGAQGGTNLNLGMVRLPRLEELKIVAGGLSAEVVQQVAGADAPELRKLELYIGTSDYGGSSSVHDLRPLLEGTAAFPKLVSLGLMNCDYADAVAEALQGAPILEQLDILDLSQGTLTDAGARALIANPALSRLKKLDLHHHYVSDEVLADLRATFPALEIDASDPQEEDGDDDEVYRYVAISE; from the coding sequence ATGACCCCGATCTACCCCGAAGAATCCGATTACCTGAGTTTTCAGGACACCCTGTTTGGCCGCCCCGTCCTTGCTTTCACGGGCGACCTGGAAGGCGTGCCAGACGCCGCGTACCGTGTGCGCCTGGAATACGACGAAGACAAGCAGCACTCATGGGCCACCAAATTCAAACATCTGCTCGACCAGCCGCAGGCCGCACAGCTGCGCGGTCTGGTGGTGGGCAGCTGGGGAGAAACCTGGGAGGAAGGTCCAGAAGACGTGATTCAGGCGCTGATAGCAGCCGCCGACCGCCTGCCCAACCTGGAAGCGCTGTTCATCGGAGATATCGATTCTCAGGAGGCCGAGATCAGCTGGATTCATCAGGGTGATCTCAGCCCCGTGCTCAGCGCATTTCCCAACCTGCGCTTTTTCGGCGCTCAGGGCGGCACGAATCTGAATCTGGGCATGGTGCGGCTGCCCCGTCTGGAAGAACTGAAGATCGTTGCCGGAGGGCTGAGCGCCGAGGTGGTGCAGCAGGTGGCCGGAGCCGACGCACCCGAGCTGCGGAAGCTGGAGCTGTATATCGGCACATCGGATTACGGCGGAAGCAGCAGCGTGCATGATCTGCGCCCGCTGCTGGAGGGAACGGCAGCGTTTCCAAAGCTCGTGTCGCTGGGCCTGATGAACTGTGACTACGCCGACGCGGTGGCCGAAGCGCTGCAAGGCGCACCGATTCTGGAGCAACTGGACATACTCGATCTGTCGCAGGGCACGCTGACCGATGCGGGCGCACGGGCACTGATCGCCAACCCCGCGCTGAGCCGTCTGAAGAAACTCGATCTGCATCATCATTATGTATCGGACGAGGTACTTGCCGACCTGCGGGCCACGTTTCCAGCGCTGGAAATAGACGCCAGCGACCCGCAGGAAGAAGACGGCGACGATGACGAGGTCTACCGTTACGTGGCAATCAGTGAATGA
- a CDS encoding STM4012 family radical SAM protein translates to MTQLASILTASPYRAYTYAYPHKTAYRTLAPAVPLQTAWAQEDKRNLFLYLHIPFCEMRCGFCNLFTTVNPEETLEKAYLSALERQARVVRQALGEAAVSRVAIGGGTPTYLAPGDLERLLDIVRNVFGANLAQIPSSIETSPATVTPERLQVLKSAGIERVSMGVQSFIEAEARAAGRPQRTAEVRAALEHLSAFSFPVLNLDLIYGLPGQTPQSWRTSLAETLSYAPQEVFLYPLYVRPLTGLARTEREWDDDRLTLYRIGRDYLRERGYEQVSMRLFRRVGVAGPMGAPSYDCQTDGMVGLGCGARSYTRTLHYSSEYAVGQPGVKAILNEYVRRSDAEFAEAAHGMLLNADEQRRRFILQSVLHASGLSADAYHTRFGTHWTHDHPELLELVTLNLAQQRGDLLTLTDAGFERSDAIGPWLYSGAVQHRTQAYEWH, encoded by the coding sequence ATGACCCAACTTGCATCCATCCTGACCGCCTCGCCCTACCGGGCCTACACCTACGCCTATCCGCACAAGACGGCCTACCGCACGCTTGCGCCCGCCGTGCCGCTCCAGACCGCCTGGGCACAGGAAGATAAACGCAACCTCTTTTTATACCTGCACATTCCTTTCTGTGAGATGCGCTGCGGCTTCTGCAACCTGTTTACCACCGTCAACCCCGAGGAAACGCTGGAAAAAGCGTACCTGTCGGCGCTGGAGCGGCAGGCGCGGGTGGTGAGGCAGGCGCTGGGAGAAGCAGCGGTGTCGCGGGTGGCGATTGGCGGCGGCACTCCGACGTATCTGGCTCCGGGTGACCTGGAACGCCTGCTGGACATCGTGCGAAATGTGTTCGGGGCGAATCTGGCGCAGATTCCTTCAAGCATCGAGACGAGTCCGGCCACCGTCACGCCGGAGCGCCTTCAGGTGCTGAAATCGGCGGGCATCGAGCGCGTGTCGATGGGCGTGCAGAGCTTTATCGAGGCCGAGGCGCGGGCGGCGGGGCGGCCCCAGCGCACGGCAGAGGTGCGGGCCGCGCTGGAGCATCTGAGCGCCTTCAGCTTCCCGGTGCTGAATCTCGATCTGATCTACGGGCTGCCGGGCCAGACGCCTCAGTCGTGGCGCACCTCGCTGGCCGAAACCCTGAGCTACGCGCCGCAGGAGGTCTTTTTATATCCGCTGTACGTGCGCCCCCTGACCGGGCTGGCCCGCACCGAGCGCGAGTGGGACGATGACCGCCTGACGCTGTACCGCATAGGCCGCGACTATCTGCGCGAACGCGGCTACGAACAGGTGAGCATGCGGCTGTTCCGGCGGGTGGGGGTGGCGGGGCCGATGGGCGCACCCAGTTACGACTGCCAGACCGACGGCATGGTGGGCTTGGGCTGCGGCGCTCGCTCGTATACCCGCACCCTGCACTACAGCTCGGAATACGCGGTGGGACAGCCGGGCGTGAAAGCCATCCTGAACGAATACGTGCGCCGCAGCGACGCAGAATTTGCGGAGGCAGCACACGGCATGCTGCTGAACGCCGACGAGCAGCGGCGCAGATTTATTCTTCAGAGCGTGCTGCACGCCAGCGGCCTGAGCGCCGACGCGTACCATACGCGGTTTGGCACGCACTGGACGCACGATCACCCGGAACTGCTGGAACTGGTGACGCTGAATCTGGCCCAGCAGCGCGGCGACCTGCTGACCCTGACGGACGCGGGCTTCGAGCGCTCGGACGCCATCGGCCCCTGGCTGTATTCGGGTGCCGTGCAGCACAGGACGCAGGCATATGAGTGGCACTGA
- a CDS encoding histidine phosphatase family protein — protein sequence MMPDPARLILIRHGETDNNVSRVFRGPEGGQSPLNAEGFQQAQKLAHSLKALNLPRPRVYASTYLRAQQTAQAIADALGVPLQVLNDIHEIDTGAFAGRPYAHMTEFLHEMTAPDGQFGFPGGESLAGVGERFHRALVGVLPQACETVLIVSHGAALVAILSKLLELDPRETWLSDTHHHENTAVTELVWNESGQPEVIRLADAGHLL from the coding sequence ATGATGCCCGACCCCGCCCGCCTTATCCTCATCCGTCATGGAGAAACCGACAACAACGTTTCGCGGGTGTTTCGCGGCCCGGAGGGTGGGCAGTCGCCGCTGAACGCAGAGGGCTTTCAGCAGGCGCAGAAGCTGGCGCACAGCCTGAAGGCATTGAATCTGCCCCGCCCCCGCGTGTATGCCAGTACGTATCTGCGGGCGCAGCAGACCGCTCAGGCCATCGCGGACGCGCTCGGTGTGCCGCTGCAAGTGCTGAACGACATTCACGAGATCGACACGGGCGCGTTCGCGGGCCGCCCCTACGCGCACATGACCGAGTTTCTGCACGAAATGACCGCCCCGGACGGGCAGTTTGGCTTTCCCGGTGGAGAATCGCTGGCAGGCGTGGGCGAGCGCTTTCACAGGGCGCTGGTGGGGGTGCTGCCGCAGGCGTGCGAAACGGTGCTGATCGTGTCGCACGGCGCGGCGCTGGTAGCGATCCTGTCCAAGCTGCTGGAACTCGACCCGCGTGAAACCTGGCTCTCAGACACGCACCACCACGAGAACACAGCGGTTACCGAACTCGTCTGGAACGAAAGCGGCCAACCGGAGGTCATCCGGCTGGCCGACGCGGGGCATCTGCTGTAG
- a CDS encoding STM4013/SEN3800 family hydrolase — protein MNISPVADVRELIGTADVVLITLDSLRFDVAVKALEGGRTPTLARLLPHGWEERHSPATFTFAAHQAFLSGFLPTPARPGRHPRLFAARFEGSRTTSPGTFVFDEAYLPHALAARGYATICVGGVGFFNGRTPLGSVLPALFQEAHWSPRTGVTSRTSAEAQVGKALERLSAHPDRRVFLFINFAATHHPTRIYDGSQHESPQSQQAALKSIDAALPPLLDALSARGTALVILTADHGSTHGEDGYFGHRVAHPLVWTVPYAQILLHGAASLPTPHP, from the coding sequence ATGAACATCAGCCCCGTGGCAGACGTGCGCGAGCTGATCGGCACGGCAGATGTGGTGCTGATCACGCTCGACAGCCTGCGCTTTGATGTGGCGGTGAAGGCGCTGGAAGGCGGGCGCACGCCCACGCTGGCCCGCCTGCTGCCGCACGGCTGGGAGGAGCGCCACAGCCCCGCCACCTTCACCTTCGCGGCGCATCAGGCGTTTCTGAGCGGCTTTCTGCCCACGCCTGCCCGCCCCGGACGCCATCCGCGCCTGTTCGCGGCCCGCTTCGAGGGCAGCCGCACCACCTCGCCCGGCACTTTCGTATTCGACGAAGCCTATCTGCCGCACGCTCTGGCGGCACGCGGGTACGCCACCATCTGCGTGGGCGGCGTCGGCTTTTTCAACGGGCGGACTCCACTGGGAAGCGTGCTGCCCGCGCTGTTTCAGGAAGCGCACTGGTCGCCCAGAACCGGCGTGACCAGCCGCACGAGCGCTGAAGCACAGGTCGGCAAGGCGCTGGAACGTCTCTCGGCCCACCCGGATCGGCGGGTCTTCCTGTTCATCAATTTCGCCGCCACCCACCATCCCACCCGCATCTACGACGGCTCGCAGCACGAATCGCCGCAGTCGCAGCAGGCAGCCCTGAAGAGCATCGATGCGGCGCTGCCACCGCTGCTCGACGCCCTGAGCGCACGCGGAACAGCGCTGGTCATCCTGACCGCCGATCACGGCTCCACGCACGGTGAGGACGGCTATTTCGGGCACCGGGTCGCGCACCCGCTGGTGTGGACGGTGCCATATGCCCAAATTTTGCTGCACGGAGCCGCTAGCCTGCCCACACCCCACCCATGA
- a CDS encoding STM4014 family protein, giving the protein MTLADSPQIVVVAPPQSRRVRAYQTTLAELGLPPARVVAYTELLSGRTHLAQHLQEGDVLRYESPGEDWPTERALLELGCGQPDEAGTFLRLDHLPTEAEVGCLWSSRQWFLGFRAALKGLDEQRRQAAPHRLMNASADILTMFDKAATTARLSEAGLRVPPNQRVLQDPDELLQAAQARVFVKLAHGSGAAGAVALHVLGGRVAAQTTVQMDGGKLYNSRRVQKLGSVAEVRSLLAALTAQRAIVEDWLPKAQWNGRSFDLRIVVIGGRAAQVLVRSSRGPFTNLHLGNERGDWDAVRGWLGEHWDAVQASAQRAAACFPGALYCGVDMLILPNREHAVLEVNAFGDYHRGVLVDGLDTYGTELRALGMLP; this is encoded by the coding sequence ATGACGCTCGCTGACAGCCCGCAAATCGTCGTGGTCGCGCCGCCACAGTCGCGCCGCGTGCGGGCGTATCAGACCACGCTGGCCGAACTGGGGCTGCCGCCTGCGCGGGTGGTGGCGTATACCGAGCTGCTGTCGGGAAGAACGCATCTGGCACAGCATCTGCAAGAAGGCGACGTGCTGCGCTACGAATCGCCCGGCGAGGACTGGCCCACCGAACGGGCGCTGCTGGAACTGGGATGCGGGCAGCCGGACGAGGCGGGAACGTTTCTGCGGCTCGACCACCTGCCCACCGAGGCCGAAGTGGGCTGCCTGTGGTCGTCGCGGCAGTGGTTTCTGGGCTTCCGGGCCGCGCTGAAGGGGCTGGACGAGCAGCGCCGTCAGGCCGCCCCACACCGCCTGATGAACGCGTCTGCCGACATCCTGACCATGTTCGACAAGGCCGCCACCACTGCTCGCCTGAGCGAGGCTGGCCTGAGAGTGCCGCCGAATCAGCGCGTGCTGCAAGACCCCGACGAGCTGTTGCAGGCGGCTCAGGCCCGCGTGTTCGTCAAGCTGGCGCACGGCAGCGGGGCGGCTGGCGCGGTGGCGCTACACGTGCTGGGGGGGCGGGTGGCGGCGCAGACGACGGTGCAGATGGACGGCGGCAAATTGTATAACTCGCGCCGGGTTCAGAAACTGGGCAGCGTGGCCGAGGTGCGTTCGCTGCTGGCAGCCCTGACAGCGCAGCGGGCCATCGTGGAAGACTGGCTGCCGAAAGCCCAGTGGAACGGGCGCAGTTTCGATCTGCGAATCGTGGTGATCGGTGGGCGGGCGGCGCAGGTGCTGGTGAGATCGTCGCGGGGGCCGTTCACCAATCTGCACCTGGGCAACGAGCGCGGCGACTGGGACGCGGTGCGCGGCTGGCTGGGCGAGCACTGGGACGCAGTGCAAGCTTCGGCGCAGCGGGCCGCCGCGTGCTTTCCGGGGGCGCTGTACTGCGGCGTGGACATGCTGATTTTGCCCAACCGAGAGCATGCGGTGCTGGAGGTCAACGCCTTCGGAGACTATCACCGGGGCGTGTTGGTGGACGGGCTGGACACCTACGGCACCGAGCTGCGGGCGCTGGGAATGCTGCCATGA
- a CDS encoding DUF6745 domain-containing protein codes for MSGAPMTASALMQDIHTLILQGHAPAGLSVGGPLKFSGNAALTRLPADLSCPDLDVSGCTNLHALPEGLDVTLLNASGTHIRRLPALVDSFTLHVDLSGCTQLTELPAHLRVGTLNLSGCTALRELPEGLCVNTLNLSGCTGLRELPASLNVRFGHLNVRGTNLASLPHGLGPIAQLDLRDCPNLRELPADLRVTSWIELANSGLESLPPGMVTPLRWNDVRIDEVIAFHPERLSGLDALKTPNIELRRVKIERIGFERLLTEVRADELNRDTDAGGRRRLLRVEMEDDEALVALNMQCPSTGRSYFIRVPPSTTTCHQAAAWIAGFDDPAQYRPVMES; via the coding sequence ATGAGCGGCGCACCCATGACGGCTTCGGCGCTGATGCAGGACATTCACACCCTGATTCTGCAAGGCCATGCTCCGGCGGGTCTGAGCGTGGGCGGGCCGCTGAAATTTTCGGGCAATGCGGCGCTGACCCGTCTGCCTGCCGACCTGAGCTGCCCCGACCTCGATGTGAGCGGCTGCACCAACCTGCACGCGCTGCCGGAAGGTCTGGACGTGACGCTGCTGAACGCCAGCGGCACCCACATTCGCCGCCTGCCTGCGCTGGTGGACAGCTTCACGCTGCATGTCGATCTGAGCGGCTGCACTCAGCTCACCGAGTTGCCCGCCCATCTGCGCGTCGGCACGCTGAACCTGAGCGGCTGCACGGCCCTGCGCGAACTGCCGGAAGGACTGTGCGTCAATACCCTGAACCTGAGCGGCTGCACCGGCCTGCGCGAGTTGCCCGCGAGCCTGAACGTGCGCTTCGGGCACCTGAATGTGCGCGGCACGAATCTGGCGAGCCTGCCGCATGGCCTGGGGCCGATTGCTCAGCTCGATCTGCGCGACTGCCCGAATCTGCGCGAACTGCCCGCCGATCTGCGTGTCACCAGCTGGATCGAATTGGCAAACAGCGGGCTGGAGAGTCTGCCGCCGGGCATGGTCACGCCGCTGCGCTGGAACGACGTGCGAATCGATGAGGTGATCGCCTTTCATCCGGAACGGCTGAGCGGCCTGGACGCCCTGAAGACGCCCAATATCGAGCTGAGGCGCGTGAAGATCGAGCGTATCGGCTTCGAGCGCCTGCTGACCGAGGTTCGTGCCGACGAGCTGAACCGTGACACCGACGCGGGCGGGCGGCGGCGACTGCTGCGGGTCGAGATGGAGGACGACGAAGCGCTGGTGGCCCTGAATATGCAGTGCCCCAGCACCGGGCGCAGCTACTTCATCCGCGTGCCGCCCAGCACCACCACCTGCCATCAGGCGGCGGCCTGGATCGCCGGATTCGACGACCCAGCGCAGTATCGCCCGGTGATGGAGAGCTGA
- a CDS encoding MBL fold metallo-hydrolase, which translates to MKISEHVSVLALEANLMMGRGVLNVALIHDPVHGATLVDTGTPNLLPTIEAALQQEGVQLSDIKRVIVTHHDLDHIGSLEAVVKATGAEVLTSELEIPYVQEGKRAQKMPPADKVDEVMGHLPEPVREMVKNMPGVHVKVDRVLQDGEVLDIAGGVRVVFTPGHTVGHLSLYVEQDGVLISGDALTSADGELKGPSAQNTPDMPEAIKSVQKLAQLPAQKVLTYHGGVVDQDAALQLNRVAAVIETA; encoded by the coding sequence ATGAAGATCAGCGAACATGTATCGGTTCTCGCACTCGAAGCCAACCTCATGATGGGCCGGGGAGTGCTGAACGTGGCGCTCATCCATGATCCCGTCCACGGCGCGACGCTGGTGGATACCGGCACGCCGAATCTGCTGCCCACCATCGAAGCGGCGCTGCAACAGGAGGGCGTGCAACTGTCCGACATCAAACGGGTGATCGTGACGCACCACGACCTCGACCACATCGGCTCGCTGGAAGCCGTGGTGAAGGCAACCGGAGCCGAAGTGCTGACGAGCGAACTGGAGATTCCGTATGTGCAGGAGGGGAAGCGTGCTCAGAAGATGCCGCCCGCCGACAAGGTGGATGAAGTGATGGGTCACCTGCCCGAACCCGTGCGCGAGATGGTCAAGAACATGCCGGGCGTGCACGTGAAGGTGGACCGCGTGCTGCAAGACGGCGAAGTGCTCGACATCGCGGGCGGGGTGCGGGTGGTGTTCACGCCGGGTCATACCGTAGGCCACCTGAGCCTGTACGTCGAGCAGGACGGCGTGCTGATCTCCGGCGACGCTCTGACCAGCGCAGACGGCGAGCTGAAGGGGCCATCGGCGCAGAACACCCCCGACATGCCCGAAGCGATCAAAAGCGTGCAGAAGCTGGCGCAGTTGCCCGCCCAGAAGGTGCTGACGTATCACGGCGGCGTGGTCGATCAGGACGCTGCCCTGCAACTGAACCGGGTGGCGGCGGTCATCGAAACAGCCTGA
- a CDS encoding TerC family protein → MEFLMMDWLGKPAWMWLSFLAVVAVVLAFDLGVLERRRRGANSADSPGMGVRQSLLLSAGYIAVAGVFGAWVWATLGRESGMQFFTGFALEKALALDNVFVISLIFGFFAIPERLQRRVLLWGILGVLLLRGVMIGLGTALVSEFDWILWIFGAFLLYTGLKMLRGGDDDHDFSKNRLPIWMKRRLPITDELHGERFTVKKPVGSQLKTFATPLLLALIMVEAADLIFAVDSIPAIFAITQDPFLVYTSNIFAVLGLRALYFALAALVHKFASLKVALSLVLVFIGLKIFYAQLWGKLDPAISLSVTLALLAGGVLVSVWKTRGQGSRR, encoded by the coding sequence ATGGAATTCTTGATGATGGACTGGCTGGGCAAACCCGCTTGGATGTGGCTGAGCTTTCTGGCGGTGGTGGCAGTGGTGTTGGCCTTCGATCTGGGCGTGCTGGAACGGCGGCGCAGGGGCGCGAATTCAGCCGACTCACCGGGCATGGGCGTGCGCCAGAGCCTGCTGCTGAGTGCTGGCTATATCGCCGTGGCGGGCGTGTTCGGAGCATGGGTGTGGGCCACACTGGGCCGAGAGTCGGGGATGCAGTTCTTTACCGGCTTCGCACTGGAAAAAGCGTTGGCACTCGATAACGTCTTCGTCATCAGCCTGATTTTCGGCTTCTTTGCCATTCCAGAGCGACTTCAGCGCCGGGTGCTGCTGTGGGGCATTCTGGGGGTGTTGCTGCTGCGCGGCGTCATGATCGGGCTGGGAACTGCGCTGGTCAGCGAGTTCGACTGGATTCTGTGGATTTTCGGCGCTTTTCTGCTGTACACCGGCCTCAAGATGCTGCGCGGCGGAGACGACGACCACGATTTCTCCAAAAACAGACTGCCGATCTGGATGAAGCGGCGTCTGCCCATCACCGACGAACTGCACGGCGAGCGCTTCACGGTGAAGAAGCCTGTGGGCAGCCAGCTGAAAACCTTCGCCACACCGCTGCTGCTGGCCCTGATCATGGTCGAGGCTGCCGACCTGATCTTCGCGGTCGATTCGATTCCGGCGATCTTCGCCATCACGCAGGACCCGTTTCTGGTGTACACGTCGAACATCTTCGCTGTCCTCGGCCTGCGGGCACTGTACTTCGCTCTTGCCGCCCTCGTTCACAAATTCGCCTCTCTGAAGGTCGCGCTGTCGCTGGTGCTGGTCTTCATCGGACTCAAGATCTTTTACGCGCAGCTGTGGGGCAAGCTCGATCCGGCCATCAGCCTGAGCGTGACCCTGGCCCTGCTGGCAGGTGGCGTGCTGGTGAGCGTGTGGAAGACGCGCGGGCAGGGCAGCCGACGCTGA
- a CDS encoding STM4011 family radical SAM protein, translated as MSGTDRESTERPHLTIHYRGPLGSCNYGCPYCPFAKRKATRREVLEDSAALTRFVAWAETAPFTLSVLFTPWGEALAYPRYQAAIVRLSHLAHVQKVAIQTNLSGALGWLDAANIGKVGIWATYHPTQTTRPRFLKRCAELRTKNVSFSVGVVGAREHFAEIAEMRAALPDSVYLWVNAFFGRRSYYTPAEREWLSSIDPHFALDTVRHRSRGQACAGGHTLISVDGDGTARPCHFIGDVIGNIYDADFAARLSPRPCTRHVCDCFIGYAHLETLNLRGTFGAGLLERNPLLGQGL; from the coding sequence ATGAGTGGCACTGACAGGGAAAGCACAGAGCGGCCACACCTGACCATCCACTACCGGGGGCCGCTGGGATCGTGCAATTACGGCTGCCCGTATTGCCCCTTCGCCAAGCGGAAGGCGACCCGGCGCGAGGTGCTGGAAGATTCAGCGGCCCTGACGCGCTTTGTGGCGTGGGCCGAAACCGCGCCCTTCACCCTGAGCGTGCTGTTCACCCCGTGGGGCGAGGCGCTGGCGTATCCGCGCTATCAGGCGGCCATCGTGCGGCTCAGCCACCTCGCGCACGTGCAGAAGGTCGCCATTCAGACCAACCTGTCGGGCGCACTCGGCTGGCTGGACGCGGCGAACATCGGCAAGGTCGGTATCTGGGCCACGTATCACCCCACCCAGACGACCCGGCCACGCTTTCTGAAGCGCTGCGCCGAGTTGCGGACCAAAAATGTGAGCTTCAGCGTAGGGGTGGTGGGCGCACGCGAGCACTTCGCGGAGATTGCCGAGATGCGGGCCGCCCTGCCAGACAGCGTGTATCTGTGGGTGAACGCCTTTTTTGGGCGCAGATCGTACTACACGCCCGCCGAACGGGAGTGGCTGAGCAGCATCGACCCGCACTTTGCGCTCGATACCGTGCGGCACCGCAGCCGGGGGCAGGCGTGCGCGGGCGGGCATACGCTCATCAGCGTGGACGGCGACGGTACAGCCCGGCCCTGCCACTTCATCGGAGACGTGATCGGCAACATCTACGACGCCGATTTTGCCGCCCGCCTGTCGCCTCGCCCCTGCACCCGCCACGTGTGCGACTGCTTCATCGGGTACGCCCACCTGGAAACGCTGAACCTACGCGGCACCTTCGGGGCGGGGCTGCTGGAGCGCAATCCGCTGCTGGGGCAGGGGCTCTGA